The Paenibacillus sp. YPG26 genome includes a window with the following:
- a CDS encoding CPBP family intramembrane glutamic endopeptidase has translation MTTKVFSIGRSLLYAAVYLVTFFAIYTLHEKLVIQSFAPYREYMQRNIPVFLSFVMGIVFVVFLIISRVHTAITGGRQPGIIRTARFTALNKSQWLQVAIMGLGGTFLYLSLMNLDFVRSNTQDFENYVNLFGTADNFLYVLAGVGFLAVFFEELLFRGIVFNALKSKMPVWVSVLLSSAIYGYFQPNFWVSVTAFFLSILYCLVYHRMQSLWSTIAIGAIVNCLIMIADRAGMVDAMAKLPTFVLEVVLVASLLLIVGTLLYMYKGGAYVKPYAIMVGNLAVYVVIYYGLLQVLVEIWERAVLPKYPELSNHGIIGLYANALLAMPIYYLVLKLFYKKDLIAIAQFKKTTVSAQVLSILLAVCMGLWIMSVFTIPQVAKAAPGFDGIVGFFLRLEPWVFFSFFVINSLYKEVLFRALIFNELRRAVPLPVAMLVTGILYGILFFSGDLPLMLYGTAGAVIFGLLYVWHRSIWLTIVNEYVLFASYYIIWNSGGLPDGSLRYVIMAASSVGIIALMYTLWRISRPAPASQQKQEQPKMGIGA, from the coding sequence ATGACAACCAAAGTGTTCTCAATTGGCCGGTCGCTGCTATATGCGGCGGTGTATCTGGTTACTTTTTTCGCAATCTATACTTTGCACGAAAAGCTGGTCATCCAATCGTTCGCCCCTTATCGGGAGTATATGCAGCGTAATATTCCGGTCTTTTTAAGCTTCGTCATGGGTATCGTGTTCGTTGTGTTCCTGATTATCTCCCGCGTGCATACGGCAATTACCGGCGGAAGGCAGCCGGGCATTATCCGCACAGCGAGATTTACCGCCTTGAACAAGAGTCAGTGGCTGCAAGTCGCAATCATGGGGCTCGGAGGTACGTTCCTGTACCTGTCCTTGATGAATCTGGACTTCGTCCGCAGCAACACTCAAGATTTCGAGAATTATGTCAACTTGTTCGGCACAGCCGACAATTTCCTGTATGTCCTGGCGGGTGTGGGCTTTCTAGCCGTCTTCTTCGAGGAGCTGCTGTTCCGGGGCATTGTGTTCAATGCCTTGAAATCCAAGATGCCGGTATGGGTATCCGTGCTGCTGAGCTCAGCCATCTATGGTTATTTTCAGCCAAATTTCTGGGTGTCGGTAACGGCCTTCTTCCTCAGCATTCTCTACTGCCTTGTGTATCACCGGATGCAGTCGCTCTGGTCTACGATCGCGATCGGCGCTATCGTCAACTGCCTTATTATGATCGCGGATCGGGCCGGTATGGTGGATGCGATGGCCAAGCTGCCGACATTTGTGCTTGAAGTTGTGCTCGTGGCCAGCTTGCTGCTCATTGTAGGGACGCTTCTGTACATGTACAAAGGAGGCGCCTACGTCAAGCCGTACGCAATCATGGTTGGGAATCTCGCGGTATATGTGGTGATTTACTATGGTTTGCTGCAGGTGCTTGTCGAAATCTGGGAGCGGGCGGTGCTGCCGAAATATCCCGAGCTCAGCAATCACGGCATTATCGGCTTGTATGCGAACGCATTGCTAGCCATGCCGATTTACTATCTGGTACTGAAGCTGTTTTATAAAAAAGACCTGATCGCGATCGCCCAGTTCAAAAAGACGACCGTCTCCGCTCAGGTGCTCAGCATTCTGCTCGCGGTATGCATGGGACTGTGGATTATGAGCGTGTTCACCATTCCCCAGGTCGCGAAGGCCGCGCCTGGATTTGATGGGATTGTAGGCTTCTTCCTTAGGTTGGAACCCTGGGTATTTTTCAGCTTTTTTGTAATCAACTCGCTGTATAAGGAAGTGCTCTTCCGCGCATTGATCTTTAACGAACTGCGCCGGGCGGTGCCGCTGCCTGTAGCGATGCTTGTGACCGGTATTCTGTATGGCATTCTCTTCTTCTCGGGAGATTTACCCCTTATGCTGTACGGAACGGCGGGCGCGGTCATTTTCGGTCTGCTCTATGTCTGGCACCGTTCGATTTGGCTGACGATTGTGAACGAGTATGTGTTGTTCGCGTCTTACTACATCATTTGGAACAGCGGCGGTCTGCCGGATGGAAGTCTCCGGTATGTCATTATGGCGGCAAGCTCGGTGGGCATTATTGCGCTGATGTATACGCTGTGGAGAATTAGCCGTCCCGCTCCTGCCAGCCAGCAAAAGCAAGAGCAGCCGAAGATGGGTATCGGCGCCTAA